The DNA segment TCTAATGGTTTTACTCCAAAACTCCCATTCACTTGGACCAGTATATGCATCAAACGATAAATAACTTTGGATTGTATTATATAAGAATTATCACTTAATTATACTTAATAATAATGTTTTGTTACTTAATTTATTACTTAACTATCATAAGTTGTCACAGTTTCATATGCATGGGCATGTTTCAGTGCCACTAACGTTCCCTATTTCTTTCTTTATTCCGTTTGATTTATTTAGTATAGCTCTAAAGTTGGTGCCACAAAAATTGATGTTTGACTTTCTTTTCTAACACTAGCCTCCCCTCTCCCCCCCAAAAAACCCAATTTTCCTCCGTCAACTATTATATTTTCATTCGCATATTTAACATGAAGACAGAAAATTTTCAGACAGAAGTGGTCAAACAATCTAAGCAATttaaacttgtaatattataaTTCACATTTTGACTTCTTGATCAATGAGTTATGCTTTATATTTGTACATCATGCCCATTTATAATTTTGAATTTGAGAAATTGGCCTTTTAAGACCTCTTATGTGTAAAAGACAGATTTCTTACGTGTAAAAGTAAATCTCTCATGTGTAAAAAAGAAGTAGAGTCATAAAACCAAAAATAAGTTTGTAAAGAGCCAAAAAACCAATTGACCCTATAAAATCATCTCCAATTAAAAGTGAAACAAAATTTGAGATCACTGTCTGTATTTTGTTATACTTATCATACAGAAGTTATATGAGTGTAAATATATTTTATATAGATGCTGTCCTTCGTTTTAaaattaggggtgtacaaagaaaaCTGACTATGGTTCGATTTGATTTGGTTTAGTGTTGGGAAAAAAACTGATTATAAttggttttgtttgattttaactaaaaaaagtcaaaccaaaaccaaaccaacccgacattacatatatagaagttttaaatatatttaatatataaaagtatttatttcttatttatttcagtgtaatttataaatatttcttaaaaatttcataattttaccTTTTAATGTATTATTTTAAGTTCGGATTATAATTTTTGAATGCTCTAATAAATTTTATACCCTATAAATTTTAGTAACTCAAATAAagtccaaaccaaaatcaaatcaatattacgGCTAACAAAAGGCACTCAATTCAATTGTACTATAAAATGACTATAGTGTtggatatatatttttttagtttttccatAGTTTAGATAAAATACATAACTTTTTTTTTAGtgtttagttatgtaatagtacATAGTAGTCGTACTTATTTTAGCAACATAGTAATTTTAGATTATGTTCATGtttattatggcttattaataatatttttatgcgattttattatctttattacGTATTAAAATTTTAGTACAATGTCTTCACTCATCTCATTTCTTatgttattttcttgaaaaatatctTATATAGTTCTGTCTTACTTGGATTAAAGAAATATATTTGGAgcataaattttatattttgtgtTATGAAGACTTAatgaaaaaatccgaaaaattcgAGAAAAATTGAgattaaaaaatttaatttttattggtttgttttggtctttagatttaataacccgtcacaattagtttgatttggtaattgaaaaatccgaaccaagccgacctatgtacaccccaaCTTAAAAGGTCGAgtaagaaaacaaaaaaagacaAATTGATACTTTCTTTCTTCTAACACATTTGTTACTTTAATTATACAAAATCTGGCACTGACATACTGAAAGAGTTTTGTGCTGATGTAGATTAACAGTAGATTTAAAACAAATTACCTTTGGCAATTAAAAAGGTTCTTTTCCGCATCAAGACTGTTCAGTAAACAATTACTAGTAACCAATCTAGGCCTCCCAACATAAGAGCAAGCTTAAAAGTTGAAAACGGTAAAATAATTTTAAAGATCCACATGTTTGACCAAAACAACGTTAAATCTTTTAGTTAAACCAATTAATGATGAGTTAAAGGGCGAGCTTTAGTCAACTTAATAAAGTCTAGACCAAATGCAATAGAATACTTGCGAGACGAGTAGTGCTCAAGAACATTAAATAACAGATTTAATACTCAATGATTGGCAGTGAGCGTTATAGCATGAATATGTAATAAATGTAGATAATTGCAATAAGTGTAATAAGAAAGGATCTACCACCCAATTATTGAATAATTGGAGTGTTCCTTTCTTTTGTCAGCAACGTGGAAAAGAGAGAAATGAAGATGAATGTGGAATCTTTAGGTTTTGTGAGAAAATGGAACAATGTGTGCTTCAATAATATAATCAGTGAACAAGATAACTTTCTTAATCGGTTACACTCTCTCTCTTCTTCCGTTGGCGGAGGAATTTTGCCGATTCTACAACGTCTGTCCGGCACAGCTATCCCCTTATTTGTATAAAGCTTTCTCGATGCTGACAAAGTATGCAGAATTGGCCGGTTGCGAGGTCGGTATCCGCCACCTATTACACTTGTTTTCACCAAGTTTTTACAGAGGCACTATGATACACCTGCGACATCATGGGACTAGAGGGCTGATAATTAGAATGGACGACAGGACGAATCGGAGGTTTTGGCACAAGTACTTTTTCATCAAAACTGAACACTTGGTATCGGACCCTGCCGGGTTTCCCGAGCAGTGGAACCATAATCGTAGGTGTTATTGGTATACACTTGTTGTCTCCTTTTcgtcttttcatttttcattaatctgtggtttctttgttgttgtttttttagcTGAGAGGCATGCGCCCTCCCCTATCGTCGACGTCGAAGACTGAGTGGCTCGCGTGCTATCTCACATGGCGGGTATTCGAGATTGGGCGGTTTTCTACAAATGTTTTGGACCAAAGGTCCAGTTTAGTAAGTGCTACCTTTGTTTCATCCTTTTGTTGTTTACCGCTATTTGTTGATACGACCTCTTTATGGTGACTGGTCAACGGGCTTCCAAAAAGAAAGCTTAAGTGCCGGCATTTCGCCAAGCTATTGCATCGACAGGGATGCAATTTACTTTGGCTGAGTCCATCCGTGGAGGTTGTACTCAAACTTTGTCAACTAGAGACTCCTCTCCTTGGAGTGTTACTATACAGGATGAGATCTCTTCCCGGCCTATCTACCACCTTGTAGATGAGTCGTCTAACGAAGAGGAGTCACCATCGAGAAAGAGGAGGAGAATGGAATTTGGGAAGTCTGTCGCTGCCAGTGCTGAAAAGAGGAAGGTCATTGCCTCGAGAGCGGCGTCACCACTTGTGCCAGATGCAGGGGCTGTTTTTATAGCGGATGCTATTATGGCGGGGAGGTCCCCTAGGGCCAAGGGGGTACAACAAGGCGGGGAGCCTGCACGGGCTGCTGATGTGGCGCGTCATCGGTGGCTGGAGGAGATGGAGCGGTGCTTGCAGAGGACGATGGTTCAGGCTCGGACATCGATCCCGAAGAGGTACGGGCCTTTTTGGAGAAAAACACCCGCATAGAAGTGAGGACGGAGGGCCCTAACTGACACGTAATCATTCCCGTGGGTTACGACCTTTTGGCGAACTCTGAATATGTGGTGTCGTCCTTCGCCCCCTTGTGCGCTGCTTCTGAGAACGCGGTGCTTCAAACAATGAGTGATGCAGAGCTATCGCTGAGTATTTCTGGCATGGCTTTGCAAGTAAGTGTTTTTTCTTTTCCTGTTAGGATTTGTTTCGCATGTGTAATCTGCTTATGCCGACTTTCTTTCCTTTGCATGTCAGACTCTCATTATGGGGATCGAGCACGACCGGCGGGATGAGCGGAGGACGACCGTTTTTAAGAAGGTGACCTCTAAGTACAAAGAGTATCGTACCAAGCACAGTATGTTGGCCGATGTCTTTAACCAAGATAGAGTTTCAGCTATTTCATAATGGGCTTAAGCAGAAAGAGGAAGAGTTGGCGCGGAAAGTTAAGGAGCTGAAGGAGCGGGATGAGGAGCTGATGAAGGACATAGGCCGATGCAACGAGCTTGAAGCGACTCTTAAGGCCAAGGAGGATGAGCTCGAGATGAGCAAGGGGGTGATGGCCGAGAACACTGGCCTTCAGGCGCGGGTGGCTTCTTTAACTGCTGAGCTTGGGCAAAGGGAAATGGAGGCTGTCGATCTGAGGAGCGAGTTGAGCGTTAAAGTCGATGAATTGACTCATGCCGAAAAAGGCAGGGTGGCCACTATATCTGAAGTAGCGGCCTTAGATGACGCCCTCCGTGTTTTTAGGTCTGAGCGGGATAACGAGGTGGAGACGTTGGCGCTCAAGGTGGCGAGGTTAGAAGAGCGGATCCAGGATCTGGAGGCGGAGTTGTACAGATTAAATGAACTGGTTGTTGCTATGAAGGCTGAGAAAGTGTGACAGCAGTCGCAGCCGTCTACTCTCATACTTCTGTCGATCCCGTCGTGCCGCGGGAGTTGTATGAGATGTGGATTCATGTCGAGGCTCAGCTTGATGTGTACAAGTCCCTGAAGGCCGACGGGAAGGTTTCTGAGGCAGAACTCGAGGGTGTCCGTGTTAAAGCGCGTGCGGCTCGTGAAGCCTGTGGTTATAACCCCGATACGCCTGACGGGGacgatgttgatgatgatgcggAAAGGATCGCCTCCAACTCTTTGTATAATGATGAGTACGCCAAAAGAGATGACGCAGCGTAGGGCCGTTGTACTTATTTTTATTTTGCCTTGCTATTTTTGTGAGGGCGTCTTTGGGACCTTTGTAAAAAGTTTTTGTAATATAACAGTTGTAATGGAATTATTGCCTTTTTGCTGTGTGTTTCCGGATTACCATTTTTTGTTTGCTATGCGGTGAGGTTCCTGGCTTTTCGGTCGCTTGTGTGTAGTGTTTTGGCATAGTCGATTGTAGAGCTTAAAGTAACTCGAGAAAGGTCgtgtaaagtaattcgagcgaggtcgaattgttacaccccaagttttcatacgtgagagtacgtcgtaagtcattgatgtaagctcgaaaatgagattatatttggaagcaaataaagtaagttaatcatgttaccttggaggttacaaatatttaagatcatgaataacaagtaccaagagggttggaaatcttagaagctaaaccaattgaagaaaataagtttcgtctaaagtcgacaagtttcgaatgttataacatgtactttggggtgagactagggttattaacatgataaggaggttattctatgagttattttagtcgtatgatattcattttctatattttgaaggcaagcaagttgtggaacaagagttggcaaaggtcatcacaagttacattcataaatttgctgaaatttaggtcaaatgtatctgagaatttctccaaatatacttggaatcatagggtgttctacctaccaaattgaaggtctacgagtctagtttctaacgcattaaaccgtttgtcaatacgacatcggagtagagagatattcgcattttcgcgagaccgcgcaagcagctcccaatgggacccacttaggcggtggttgacctacttcaatttataaacgatttggacgcctatttttgctcatttttcaactaaagttcgtctccaaacttctcctaaccctcctaaacatatatcacaagggtttgaagtgattccaaagtgattacaccatatttcaacatcaaaacttagttctagtgaagaacaacacctctttgaggttgtgttgtcattgaggattcttgtgggctgtatttggatgaaattccaagttgttgttgttgtctaaggtgagtataacatcatactaattgtgcttaagcttgcttgtatgttggttaagttgttaggatgataaactataagataatacttggactagcttaagtcacttctatggtgttgtattgctattaagggttgttgtaaaatgaatataacttggattttgacttgaagttactgtaggaggtatgtatattgtgttctttcttgtgcctaaggttatcttgatattgattaagttaaatggatgggctagacatgaactagtgaataaagttgctagttggggatagttgaagttgtggattattttcgttgttataaatatatggtataaggctggaatcattgattaatgacttcattatcaagttaatgatacttttatgttgaagtaataagtctataaggattgataaggggtatacggattccaatcggagcttgccgctcgtcgtaatgtagttgtgacttgttgttgttatatggtgtcttgatattgataattatgtattgatggattgctctggtcattgttgtttgtatatggtattggaggaggcccttgttacaagggagatgctgccaaaatttacgtaaacgagctactagcttaagttatagacttagcctttgctcagcactgattttgaatctccttatactatgatagattgagttgacttgtttgaagagttgcttggaagggattaaggactcaacgggtttaaggtatgttaaggcactttcttctttcttttggcatggtctaaaatgaaatgaacataaacgatacgctatttcataatgactctactcctagcaactaaggttgtccatgttgttctttccttataaaattattctaaacaagtgtgtatgatccttaaatcctactaaggttcatattgatggtagggatgtccataatgttcttaagtcactccaaaaggtttagaagatgattccatgagtctagcatgcattatatatagtatctattttactctaccgagccgcgctatagtcggccgggtacggcacctattgtgcaaccactgatcagttgggtttaccgagctccacgtggccgggtacgattctaccgaaccttatgatggtcgggtacgcttttaccgagtcctctatgcggccgggtacgatatgatgatgcccacagaggcgaatgttttaaaaagtttatgtatatatatgtattatgcatttcatatcaatAACCCCAGAgacactcagatgttacaggttgtatctcctctatctctctttttacattactgttcttgtttatgctttcctgcctaacatactcggtactttattcgtactgacgtcccttttgcctggggacgctgcgtttcatgcccgcaggtcccgattgataggttgacagtcctccttgtaggctatcagctcagcgaaggtgttggtgcactccacttgctccggagttgcctagttggtcagtatgctttggatatgtattgattggtatggtggggccctgtcccgatatttatgattttatttactcttagaggcttgtagatagatgtcagttgtagggacacttgtatggccttgtcggcctatgttttgagtttacaaatggtcatgtcggccttataggcccgtatgtcacatatataagtttgtatatcattttgggtcttcatatgttgagtattcccttatgttttattcttgttatctcatgacgagttttctggctcatttactcatgataatatgataagaaagatatgttgcaTTGgtgctcggttgagtaaggcaccgggtgcccatcgcggccttcggtttgggtcgtgacagaagtggtatcagagcagttctgtcctagggagtctacaagtcgtgtctagtagagtcttgtttatgggtgtgttgtgcaccacacttataagcaggaggctacaaggcatttaggtctgtcactctttgttcttactctagatcgtgtagtagagctcagttgtaagaattcaaactcctaaattcgactttagtcgtaatacaacgatacctacatccacaaagacagttggtaagagattgcatgtggatgttgaagagttgagtcagaggaactcgatttcacatcatgcttatgatgagtaaatatgaggtcttcaacagatcatgtgtgtactaagatgtgtatgcttcttaataaggagccttaaggcacagatatctattcacgaatatggtgaaaatctatgaggaattcagaagctagatacaagttttaacaagtaaaagaagtaaggtgaagaggggtacgaggcacccagataatgaagattatcaatattttcaaatcaggcagagaaatataagcattttggtaccttcatcaatgacagaggtaagtacaattggccacacccatctcagttatgttctatgggagctaacagatattatttaagagaaagatgggatatcaggatccagttggagttagagtaacccaaaaattgtggataggttgttatcattaactaacgtttccgaaagatggtgcaaatgtggtaataaatctccttctaagacacccagatggtgaactctagagtagtacaatcagatatgaatactagaatattcagaaatttcagaagataggcagtgggatcctagaagggacaaatatttaccttagtatgactctagccccgagtaaaaaaaagaatgttaggcattcccaagagccagtgagatgaagctaggggagcttatagggaaagaactttttgttgaagttttcagaataaagtgatagacaaaaagaatattatccggagaataagaagaaaataaatgaagcatcatgagtaagatgtgatataggggtgataacagtaaatcaaaatatgacacgatgacagagtctatagtcaaagtgaaggaaaatacaagaggtgacaagccttaaggcaataaaagagtataagccataaaatcatatttttatttcgagaaatgagttggtgacttcaacgtgattaccaggaggaaaggttagaccccagagtaataaaaatcagtatgggctggtgaacaagataaaaccgaacatgaattagggaccggaggatttgataatggtcgacatcatgagaatttcaaagatcgtgctccaacaataatagaatagacaatagacgaataacctttaaaggttatttaggaagtcgcttacctaaagcaagcactctgagcagagttaatcttaagggagtaagtgtgccagttaccgtagatgtcaccttcgtgcgtaagaaatttagttatccctggtacagaaggttaccataaggtgattaaggttcattgataatgtgaaagacgccaaagatgaagaggtaaaacaactataggtagatcgtcgtagtactaaatcttagtactcccctgaagAGGAGAATAttgtgtgatatggtattaagtcggagttaagcggttcagttaactatggaatggtaaaggaagaatgtggtaaaaaggagaaagggatgatgttgcatttatcagttcctgcagatatgttgcgactccagaacattatacaagcacgacaccggggagaggcagtaaaagtttccggccaggatattattgataaataagtgtgaatggacacttgatacatcaggagctagtggcgagagataagttaagataaaggatatatcccaagagggattatgcagaatatatatatgagaatggaccaacgagtaattagtagttgattcaggaagagcccagttatggctaaacatcacggataaatcaatagatcatgcaagataaatgtagtgaaccgcagcatagtgaattcagtctcacaGATGcgagatcgcaatcatttgaaaaaatttcagataggagttgaggcaattaaaggtaccatttttaaggtttataaaaataagagagagtgtcactaaggagacaataaaaatttgagcttagaagtaaccatacgagcacaaaggcataaatttatgtaactaaggattattataggcgagtaagaataacgaaaattaccttcgggtgtacgatatatcaagctcgcaactttacaagagccagaaggtctccctaagtactacaatgaaagactagctgaggaaataaggaagaaggtttccacctaagcatagtgagctagagagtaaatgatcctgtaacaacagtctcactacaatattgtatacactccataagaaagtggcacctatcatggctaatgaatggtaaaaaaagaagctatcaaaggtgatgtttgagatcatataaggtacaagaaattatagtattcgtgggcaaaaaggacaagccaagtattcatgcaacaagtgatagaacgaccagcaaaagtaattgcttacatttaaggacaactgagaaggcacaaaaggaaatttatggtgctatcaagttaaaggaaggttgggagtagtataaatagatcggtgtaggtcctaaggtaaagtattgtagagcaacaaggttttaggtagataggagtaaggatatgaaaaggtgagtgagaaggtgacgagaatatgtatgtcctcgggattaaacccatcaaaacaagggagctgatgatttccatatgtaataaaaagctcggtacagcctgaatgaacacagaggagtctgagactaggtgcaCTTAGAAGAGGTGGAATGTTGCCCTGGCAGTAGAATaaaggtgtaattgtgatagataagaggatgatgcttaggcctttgattgattaataatttaacgagaaagggatttcattaattgcacgggattagaatacccccataagatgaatcgcgttgggatgcaatgaaatacggttattgaagtatagtattatccctaggtggatcaggaaaatcacttcatatgttccccgataagatgtgagccctagtgacagtgtattacgtaagaggttgcaagttatcagtgatagattatagatcaacattaaggtgaataaacaatagatgggtacaagttccaaagttcgagatgagatttgtttgttattcttagatgaataataatgaggaagcactaaaggacttagatttatacatataggataagcagcgagagagtaacctggagttgggtagcaaacctcggtaataataaaccgaagtaagttttatggtatagtataacctacctagatgtagtaaatccataaggatagatatacaaggctatgaaacaagatatagaaatagtcttaagttcaaTAAAGTACCAAGtgaaagacatcagtacacctatagatgcctagagggacagcttgtcataattctgtatatgttcataaagtgaggcttagagattggctaaaagatggaggaaaaagagaatatGACTCActaggcgctcatacaaggacacagtcgtacatactgcatgacataaggtagcaaatgttacgatgttggaagaattccgaccacatgtcatggtgtgacaaagaggcctaaaaatGGAActgcccaagcgtttggatttattcacaaaacagttgcttagatggaaagatgagcattaaagtattcgtaagagccatagtttatgaaattgataagcgcatcaatcaacatttgaggacgaatgttccaaagggggaaatgatgttacaccccaagttttcatacatgagagtacgtcgtaagtcattgatgtaagctcgaaaatgagattatatttggaatcaaataaagtaagttaatcatgttaccttagaggttacaaatatttaagatcatgaataacgagtaccaagagggttggaaatcttagaagctaaaccaattgaagaaaataagtttcgtcgaaagtcgacaagtttcgaatgttataacatgtactttggggtgagactagggttattaacatgataaggaggttattctatgagttattttagtcgtatgatattcattttctacattttgaaggcaagcaagttgtggaacaagagttggcaaaggtcatcacaagttacattcataaatttgctgaaatttaggtcaaatgtatctgagaatttctccaaatatacttggaatcatggggtgttttACCTACCAAATttaatatctacgagtctagtttctaacgcattaaaccattcgtcaatacgacatcggagtagagagatatttgcattttcgcgagaccgcgcaagcagctcccaatgggacccacttaggcggtggttgacctacttcaatttataaacgatttggacgcctatttttgctcatttttcaactaaagttcgtctccaaacttctcctaaccctcctaaacatatatcacaagggtttgaagtgattccagagtgattacaccatatttcaacatcaaaacttagctctagtgaagaacaacacctctttgaggttgtgttgtcattgaggattcttgtgggctgtatttggatgaaattccaagttgttgctgctgtctaaggtgagtataacaacctactaattgtgcttaagtttgcttgtatgttggttaagttgttaggatgataaactataagataatacttggactagcttaagtcacttttatggtgttgtattgctattaagggttgttgtaaaatgaatataacttggattttgacttgaagttaatgtaggaggtatgtatattgtgttctttcttgtgcctaaggttatcttgatattgattaagttaaatggatgggctagacatgaactagtgaataaagttgctagttggggatagttgaagttgtggattatttttgttgttataaatatatggtataaggctggaatcattgattaatgacttcattatcaagttaatgatacttttatgttgaagtaagaagtctataaggattgataaggggtatacggattccaatcggagcttgccgctcgtcgtaatgtagttgtgacttgttgttgttatatggtgtcttgatattgataattatgtattgatggattgctctggtcattgttgtttgtatatggtattggaggaggcccttgttacaagggagatgctgccaaaatttacgtaaacgagctactagcttaagttatagacttagcctttgctcagcactgattttgaatctccttatactatgatagattgagttgacttgtttgaagagttgcttggaagggattaaggactcaacgggtttaaggtatgttaaggcactttcttctttcttttggcatggtctaaaatgaaatgaacataaacgatac comes from the Nicotiana sylvestris chromosome 4, ASM39365v2, whole genome shotgun sequence genome and includes:
- the LOC138890198 gene encoding peroxisomal and mitochondrial division factor 1-like, yielding MSDAELSLSISGMALQTLIMGIEHDRRDERRTTVFKKKEEELARKVKELKERDEELMKDIGRCNELEATLKAKEDELEMSKGVMAENTGLQARVASLTAELGQREMEAVDLRSELSVKVDELTHAEKGRVATISEVAALDDALRVFRSERDNEVETLALKVARLEERIQDLEAELYRLNELVVAMKAEKV